The following is a genomic window from Bacillus sp. V2I10.
TGGGGTACCGAGCCACCGCGTTGCAGTTTCAGCTAAAAAAGGGAAATAAAGGAGGATTCACGAATGATGCTTAAAAAACAAACGGTTTGGTTATTAACAATGTTAAGCTTGGTTGTAGTTTTGTCTGTCTACTATATTACAACTCCTGATGAAGTGAAAAACGATGTGGCATTGACTGGGGCAGAGGCTGAAAAAGGTGAAAAAGCAGACGCTGATAAAGCAACAGAAAAAGAAAGCGATAAAGGGGAAGTAACAATCGAAGAAGCAGAAGATGGAACTGTTGTATCGGTCTCAAATGATGAGCTGTTTGCTACAATGCGCATGCAGCTTGAAGATACGAGAAGTGCAAGAAAAGAAAGCTTAGAGGATATCGTGGCAAGCAAAGATGTAACAGCCTCTGAAAAAAGTGCTGCAAGAGATGAAATGAATGCGATTGATGAAGCGGTTGCAAATGAGGAAATTCTTGAAACGTTCATTAAATCAAATGGCTATGACGATGCTCTTGTCCGCATTGAAGGAGAGAAAGTGAAAGTAACCGTGAAAGCGAAAGAGAGCTCAGCATCTGAAGCCAATAAAATTATTCAGCTAGTAAGCAGTGAAATGAAAGGCATGGAAGATGTAGCGGTTACACTGGAGCCTTCCAATCAATAAATAACGACTTCCCCGTGTGTCTGCCACACGGGGATTTTCTATTAAATTGGTGTAACCGTTTCATATTTTTTTAATTTAACTTATAATTTAAAGTAGTCTTACATTTTAAGATCCTCTTCCTTAGGAAAGAATTAATATTGAATTCCATGACTCACCTGTCGTAAGATATATAATAGGACTAAGTTTTAGTACTAGATTATAAAATGAAAAAGATGGTCTAAATCATCAAGAATTTGAATAGGGGTGCCAGCAGATGTTGAAGATACAAGAAATCAGAGAACTGATCAAACTCATTGACCAGTCTTCTATTGATGAATTTACGTATGAACATGAAGGGTCAAAAATCAAATTAAAAAAACGTTTAGATGAATTAGAGAAACCTGCAAATCGCATTACATCAGCTGCAGCAGTTGAACTGAGCCCAAACCCTGCTCCGCAAGCTGTGGCAGCACTGCAGGAAATAAAAGAAGAGCCTAAGAAAGAAGCCGAGGCCCCTGTTAAGGAAGAATCATTACATAAAATCACGTCTCCAATGGTAGGAACGTTTTATGCTGCATCTTCACCTGAAACAGACGACTATGTAAAAGTAGGATCTAAAGTTACTTCTGATTCAGTTGTCTGTATCGTAGAAGCAATGAAATTGTTTAATGAAATTGAATCAGAAGTAAAAGGGGAAATTGTTGAGATTTTAGCTGAAAATGGTCAGCTTGTTGAATACGGTCAGCCATTATTCCTTGTCAGACCAGAGTAAGGAGAGAAACTATGATTAAGAAATTGCTTATAGCAAACAGAGGAGAAATTGCGGTTCGGATTATTCGGGCATGCAAAGAACTTGGAATAGAGACGGTTGCAGTCTTCTCAGAAGCAGACAGAGACTCTTTGCATGTTCAGCTGGCTGATGAAGCATTTTGCGTCGGACCGACAGCGTCAAAAGACAGCTATTTGAATTTCACGAACATTATTAGTGTTGCAACACTGACAGGCAGTGATGCAATCCATCCGGGCTACGGGTTTTTAGCTGAAAATGCTGACTTTGCAGAGCTGTGTCAGGAATGCAACATAATCTTTGTAGGACCAAGCGCTGACGCGATTTCAAAAATGGGAACCAAGGATGTTGCAAGGGAAACGATGAGAAAAGCGGGAGTGCCAATTGTTCCAGGTTCACAGGGAATTATTAAAGATTCAGGCGACGCTGTTTCGCTTGCGAATGATATCGGGTATCCTGTTATAATCAAAGCAACAGCAGGCGGCGGCGGAAAAGGAATCCGCGTTGCAAAAACGGAACAAGAGCTGATAAAAGGCATTCAAATTACTCAGCAGGAAGCAGCAACTGCTTTTGGAAATCCTGGAGTTTATATTGAAAAATACATTGAGGACTTCAGACATGTGGAAATTCAGGTTATGGCAGATTCGCTTGGCAATGTCATTCATTTAGGTGAAAGAGATTGCACAATTCAGCGCCGGCTGCAAAAATTGCTGGAAGAAACACCTTCTCCTGCTTTGTCGGCGGAAATGCGCGAGATCATGGGGAGAGCCGCTGTTAAAGCAGCAGAAGCTGTAAACTATACAGGAGCGGGAACGGTAGAATTTATTTTTGATTATCTTGAAAATAAGTTTTATTTCATGGAAATGAATACACGTATTCAAGTAGAGCATCCCGTGACTGAAATGGTAACCGGCATTGATTTGATCAAAGAACAGATTAAAGTAGCATCAGGATCTGCCCTGTCAGTTAAACAGGAAGATGTGGTCTTCAATGGCTGGTCTATCGAATGCCGGATCAACGCAGAGAATCCGGAGAAGAATTTTATGCCATCACCAGGTAAAATAGACATGTACTTGCCGCCCGGCGGACTGGGTGTTAGAGTAGATTCAGCAGTGTACCCGGGCTATTCAATTCCGCCATACTATGATTCGATGATTGCGAAACTGATTACGTATGGTGCAACGCGGGAGGAAGCAATCGCGAGAATGAAACGCGCCCTGGGTGAATTTGTGATTGAAGGGATTTCAACAACGATTCCTTTTCATCAAAAGCTGCTTGAACATGAAACGTTTGTTTCAGGAGAGTTTAATACGAAATTTTTAGAAATCCATAAAGTAATGGAAGCTTGAAAATTATTGGAGGTGCTGATTCTTGAAAGAAAACAAATTACTTGAAATGACTCATGAAGAAACTGGTCTTGGCAAAGTTGAAATTGCTCCTGAGGTCATTGAGGTTATTGCCGGGATTGCAGCTTCCGAAGTAGAAGGCGTTGCTCAAATGCGAGGCAACTTCGCATCTGGCGTAGTTGAGCGTTTAGGGAAAAAGAATCACGGAAAAGGTGTAAAAGTTGATCTTTCAGAAGAAGGAATTACGATTGATGTATATTGTGTCATGATGTTCGGAGTTTCAATTCCTACAGTTGCTCAGCGCATTCAGGATAATACGCGACAAGCTTTATACAACATGACTGCACTTGAAGTCAAT
Proteins encoded in this region:
- a CDS encoding SpoIIIAH-like family protein translates to MLKKQTVWLLTMLSLVVVLSVYYITTPDEVKNDVALTGAEAEKGEKADADKATEKESDKGEVTIEEAEDGTVVSVSNDELFATMRMQLEDTRSARKESLEDIVASKDVTASEKSAARDEMNAIDEAVANEEILETFIKSNGYDDALVRIEGEKVKVTVKAKESSASEANKIIQLVSSEMKGMEDVAVTLEPSNQ
- the accB gene encoding acetyl-CoA carboxylase biotin carboxyl carrier protein — its product is MLKIQEIRELIKLIDQSSIDEFTYEHEGSKIKLKKRLDELEKPANRITSAAAVELSPNPAPQAVAALQEIKEEPKKEAEAPVKEESLHKITSPMVGTFYAASSPETDDYVKVGSKVTSDSVVCIVEAMKLFNEIESEVKGEIVEILAENGQLVEYGQPLFLVRPE
- the accC gene encoding acetyl-CoA carboxylase biotin carboxylase subunit; its protein translation is MIKKLLIANRGEIAVRIIRACKELGIETVAVFSEADRDSLHVQLADEAFCVGPTASKDSYLNFTNIISVATLTGSDAIHPGYGFLAENADFAELCQECNIIFVGPSADAISKMGTKDVARETMRKAGVPIVPGSQGIIKDSGDAVSLANDIGYPVIIKATAGGGGKGIRVAKTEQELIKGIQITQQEAATAFGNPGVYIEKYIEDFRHVEIQVMADSLGNVIHLGERDCTIQRRLQKLLEETPSPALSAEMREIMGRAAVKAAEAVNYTGAGTVEFIFDYLENKFYFMEMNTRIQVEHPVTEMVTGIDLIKEQIKVASGSALSVKQEDVVFNGWSIECRINAENPEKNFMPSPGKIDMYLPPGGLGVRVDSAVYPGYSIPPYYDSMIAKLITYGATREEAIARMKRALGEFVIEGISTTIPFHQKLLEHETFVSGEFNTKFLEIHKVMEA
- a CDS encoding Asp23/Gls24 family envelope stress response protein — its product is MKENKLLEMTHEETGLGKVEIAPEVIEVIAGIAASEVEGVAQMRGNFASGVVERLGKKNHGKGVKVDLSEEGITIDVYCVMMFGVSIPTVAQRIQDNTRQALYNMTALEVNEINIHVVGIQFETKSQEIEIDQEM